A window of Hippoglossus stenolepis isolate QCI-W04-F060 chromosome 18, HSTE1.2, whole genome shotgun sequence contains these coding sequences:
- the LOC118125757 gene encoding membrane-associated phosphatidylinositol transfer protein 2 isoform X1, whose protein sequence is MLIKEYRIPMPMSVEEYRIAQLYMIQKKSREESCGEGSGVEILENKPYVDGPGGSGQYTRKVYHIGKHIPSWFCAILPQAALRVEEESWNAYPYTRTRYTCPFVEKFSIDIETYYKPDTGNQGDIFNMSSAEKRQRTVDPIDIVKDYIAPHEYLVEEDPKLYQSLKTKRGPLSEDWIEEINQDPGQNPVMCAYKLCKVEFRYWGMQSKIERFIHDVGLRKVMVRAHRQAWCWQDEWYGLTIEDIRQLELETQLALAKKMAHYSLSEEGGAEPNGSAVSQDQQQGAEAGGASAEAEGGGGKLGEPLESRGELTKQWSTSSRSSNRSSKRGGSPSHQSISEWRMQSIARDSEDSTDEEFFDAHEDFSDNEEMFAKEITKWSSNDLMDKIGTTEADEAQETLYRESGGEYAVMSNEEAQMEWCVSKRQELQSIRFPRRLNDCSSQQCLQPSKIHVLILVLHGGNILDTGSGDQSSKQADVNTLTGAFETVMRVHYPAALGRLAIRMVPCPAVCVDAFSLVSNLSPYSYDESCLSSSQDHIPLAALPLLATSAPQYQDAVASVILRANQVYSDFIKSPDGASFNGQVCVIGDCVGGILGFDALCSSSVTVSESQNSSRRGSTISVQDTDLLSPGIIINSVSPSSPSLEGSRHLSRSNIDIPRCSGPDDAKKLPRKRSDSSTYELDTIKHHQAFLSSLHSSVLHGEPGSRRSSNSTMLEGGSLGKFDFEVTDFFLFGSPLGLVLALRKTVVPSLDVSALRPACQQVHNLFHPADPSASRLEPLLDKRFYLLPPLSVPRYQRFPLGDGHSALLVETVQSNPQLLMDTAGMGPQRWQESNVNETSIPVPVLNWQTSQLHAETDSLHSHNFVDGQYPLSTSPGVPHLRCNRRASEASIASQVSGLADSYTASNIATTHKVTLTKRPSLLSHLALPYNKLISRNSTRRLRNKIRQVIPRPNGVESEQSLDLSSDMSSDMTFDLSDVTSNITDIGSAPPSPRVLKNIEQVASRWWGGKRMDYALYCPDALTAFPTVALPHLFHASYWESTDVVSFLLRQVMRHENSSILELDGKEVTEFTPSKPREKWLRKRTHVKIRNVTANHRVNDAVFTEDGAQMVTGRFMYGPLDMVTLTGEKIDIHIMTQPPSGEWVCFNTELTNSSGRVSYVIPESKKLTVGVYPVKMVVRGDHTSADSYLTILPRGTEFVVFSIDGSFAASVSIMGSDPKVRAGAVDVVRYWQDLGYLIVYVTGRPDMQKQRVVAWLSQHNFPHGIVSFCDGLVHDPLRHKANFLKSLINEAHMRIFAAYGSTKDISVYTSIGLPPFNIYIVGRPTKKMQQQCQFISDGYAAHLSQLEYNQRSRPAKPASTRMVLRKSSFGLGAAGGDFLRKRNHIFRTISSQQPGGAGSASPSQPGRTERTLSQCEMERDRGVPAGAQRSMSIAAGCWGRSGSTKEGSGGLLGPK, encoded by the exons AAAAAGAGCCGAGAGGAGAGCTGCGGCGAGGGCAGCGGCGTGGAGATCCTGGAGAACAAGCCTTATGTGGACGGCCCCGGGGGCTCAGGCCAGTACACGCGCAAGGTCTACCACATCGGGAAACACATCCCGTCCTGGTTCTGTGCCATCCTGCCTCAAGCTGCCCTCCGAGTGGAGGAGGAGTCCTGGAACGCCTACCCCTATACACGCACCCG GTATACCTGTCCCTTTGTTGAGAAATTCTCTATCGACATTGAGACGTATTATAAACCAGATACTGGAAACCAAGGGGACATCTTCAATATGTCCTCTGctgaaaagagacagaggactGTAG ACCCCATAGACATCGTGAAGGACTACATCGCTCCTCATGAGTACCTGGTGGAGGAAGACCCGAAACTGTACCAGTCTCTCAAGACCAAACGGGGTCCACTGTCAGAGGACTGGATCGAGGAGATCAACCAGGACCCTGGTCAGAACCCCGTCATGTGTGCCTACAAGCTCTGCAAAGTGGAGTTCAGATACTGGGGCATGCAGTCCAAGATCGAACGCTTCATACATGACGTGG GTCTGCGTAAAGTGATGGTCCGCGCCCACCGGCAGGCGTGGTGCTGGCAGGACGAGTGGTACGGCCTGACCATCGAGGACATCAggcagctggagctggagaccCAGCTGGCGTTGGCTAAGAAGATGGCCCACTACAGCCTCAGCGAGGAGGGGGGAGCGGAGCCCAATGGGTCCGCTGTCAGCCAGGACCAGCAGCAGGGAGCTGAGGCTGGGGGAGCCAGCGCAGAGgccgagggaggaggagggaagctGGGGGAGCCACTGGAGTCACGAGGGGAGCTCACCAAGCAGTGGTCAACATCCTCTAGATCCTCCAATAGGTCATCtaagagaggag gaAGTCCATCTCATCAGAGCATTTCAGAATGGAGGATGCAGAGCATTGCGCGGGACTCAGAGGACAGTACCGACGAGGAGTTCTTTGATGCTCATG AGGACTTTTCTGACAATGAGGAGATGTTCGCCAAGGAGATCACCAAGTGGAGCTCCAACGACCTGATGGACAAGATAGGAACAACAGAGGCGGATGAAGCACAAG AAACTTTGTATCGGGAGTCGGGCGGGGAGTACGCCGTGATGAGTAATGAGGAGGCGCAGATGGAG TGGTGTGTCTCGAAAAGGCAAGAACTTCAGTCCATCAGGTTTCCCCGAAGGCTGAAT GATTGTTCGTCTCAGCAGTGTCTGCAGCCGTCCAAAATCCATGTCCTCATTCTGGTCCTGCACGGAGGAAACATCCTGGACACTGGCTCTG gtgatCAGAGCAGCAAGCAGGCAGATGTAAACACGCTGACTGGGGCTTTTGAGACCGTGATGCGGGTCCATTACCCTGCAGCGCTGGGCCGCCTCGCCATCCGGATGGTCCCCtgccctgctgtgtgtgtcgaCGCATTCTCCCTGGTCTCCAA CCTGAGCCCCTACAGCTACGACGAGAGCTGCCTCTCCAGCAGTCAGGACCACATCCCCCTGGCTGCTCTGCCTCTCCTGGCTACCTCTGCTCCACAGTATCAAGACGCTGTAGCATCCGTCATCTTACGAGCCAATCAGGTCTATAGTGACTTCATCAAGTCTCCAGATGGGGCGTCTTTTAATGGCCAG GTGTGTGTCATTGGCGACTGTGTCGGTGGTATCCTGGGATTTGatgctctgtgcagcagctcggTGACGGTGTCAGAGagtcaaaacagcagcagacggGGCAGCACCATCAGTGTGCAG GACACagacctcctctctccaggtATTATCATAAACAGCGTCTCTCCGTCTTCGCCGTCCCTCGAGGGAAGCCGCCATCTCAGCCGCAGCAACATAGACATCCCTCGCTGCTCGGGGCCCGACGATGCCAAGAAACTTCCACGCAAGCGCAGCGACTCGTCCACGTACGAGCTGGACACCATCAAACACCACCAAGCCTTCCTgtccag TCTTCACTCCAGCGTGCTCCACGGGGAGCCCGGATCACGGCGCTCCAGCAACAGCACCATGTTAGAGGGAGGCTCCTTGGGAAAGTTTGACTTCGAGGTGACTGACTTCTTCCTCTTCGGCTCACCTCTGGGGCTGGTGCTCGCACTGAGGAAGACTGTGGTGCCCTCGTTAGATG TGTCGGCTCTGCGTCCAGCCTGTCAGCAGGTTCACAACCTGTTTCACCCGGCCGACCCCTCGGCCTCGCGCCTCGAGCCTCTCCTGGACAAGAGGTTCTACCTGCTGCCTCCCTTAAGTGTTCCCCGCTATCAGCGCTTTCCTCTGGGTGATGGACACTCAGCTCTCTTGG TGGAGACTGTGCAGAGTAACCCTCAGCTTCTGATGGATACTGCTGGTATGGGGCCCCAACGCTGGCAAGAAAGCAACGTCAATGAGACGTCCATCCCTGTGCCCGTTCTCAACTGGCAAACCTCACAGCTCCACGCAGAGA CGGATTCTCTTCACTCACATAATTTCGTCGATGGCCAGTATCCATTGTCCACGTCACCAGGGGTCCCTCACCTTCGCTGCAACCGCAGGGCCAGCGAGGCCAGCATAGCCAGCCAGGTGTCCGGCTTAGCCGACTCTTACACCGCCTCCAACATCGCCACGA CACACAAAGTGACCCTCACTAAAAGGCCCAGTCTGCTGTCCCACCTGGCTCTGCCCTACAATAAATTAATCTCTCGGAACTCGACCCGTCGGTTGCGCAACAAAATCCGTCAGGTGATCCCGAGGCCCAACGGTGTGGAGTCTGAGCAGAGCTTGGACCTTAGCTCTGACATGAGCTCtgacatgacctttgacctcagcgATGTCACGTCTAACATCACAGACATCGGCTCGGCCCCGCCGTCACCTAGGGTGCTGAAGAACATTGAGCAAG TTGCATCTCGGTGGTGGGGCGGGAAGAGGATGGACTACGCCCTGTACTGTCCCGATGCCCTGACAGCGTTTCCAACAGTGGCTCTGCCTCATCTCTTCCATGCCTCCTACTGGGAGTCTACAGATGTGGTCTCCTTCCTGCTCAGACAG GTGATGAGACATGAGAACTCCAGTATTTTGGAGCTGGACGGCAAAGAAGTGACTGAATTCACTCCATCCAAGCCTCGTGAGAAGTGGCTCCGCAAGAGGACTCACGTTAAGATTAGA AACGTGACAGCGAACCATCGCGTGAACGACGCTGTGTTCACGGAGGACGGAGCCCAGATGGTGACGGGTCGTTTCATGTACGGCCCTCTGGACATGGTTACCCTCACCGGAGAGAAG ATTGACATCCACATAATGACCCAGCCTCCCTCTGGAGAGTGGGTGTGCTTTAACACAGAGCTCACTAACAGCAGTGGACGTGTCTCTTATGTCATCCCTGAGAGCAAAAAGCTGACTGTTGGCGTGTATCCTGTCAAAATGGTGGTCAG GGGTGACCACACATCTGCAGACAGTTATCTAACGATTTTACCACGGGGGACAGAGTTTGTAGTGTTCAGTATTGACGGGTCATTTGCTGCCAGTGTGTCTATCATGGGCAGCGACCCAAAGGTTCGAGCTGGAGCTGTGGATGTGGTGAG GTATTGGCAGGACCTGGGCTATTTGATAGTGTATGTAACGGGTCGTCCTGACATGCAGAAGCAGCGCGTGGTGGCCTGGCTCTCTCAGCACAACTTTCCTCACGGCATCGTCTCCTTCTGCGACGGCCTGGTTCACGACCCCTTGCGACACAAGGCCAACTTCCTCAAATCCCTCATCAACGAG GCCCACATGAGGATCTTTGCAGCCTACGGCTCCACCAAGGACATCTCGGTGTACACGTCTATCGGGCTGCCTCCGTTCAATATCTACATCGTGGGAAGACCCACAAAgaaaatgcagcagcagtgtcag TTCATCTCGGACGGCTATGCTGCCCACCTGTCCCAGCTGGAGTACAACCAGAGGTCTCGTCCCGCCAAGCCCGCCAGCACCCGCATGGTCCTCCGCAAGAGCAGCTTCGGCCTGGGTGCAGCCGGAGGCGACTTCCTCCGTAAACGCAACCACATCTTTCGCACCATCTCCTCTCAGCAGCCTGGGGGAGCTGGCTCGGCCTCCCCCAGCCAGCCGGGCCGGACTGAGCGTACACTGAGCCAGTGCGAGATGGAGCGCGATCGGGGGGTCCCGGCAGGAGCCCAGAGAAGTATGAGTATAGCTGCAGGGTGCTGGGGCCGCAGCGGGAGCACCAAGGAGGGCAGCGGAGGGCTACTCGGCCCTAAATGA
- the LOC118125757 gene encoding membrane-associated phosphatidylinositol transfer protein 2 isoform X2, which produces MLIKEYRIPMPMSVEEYRIAQLYMIQKKSREESCGEGSGVEILENKPYVDGPGGSGQYTRKVYHIGKHIPSWFCAILPQAALRVEEESWNAYPYTRTRYTCPFVEKFSIDIETYYKPDTGNQGDIFNMSSAEKRQRTVDPIDIVKDYIAPHEYLVEEDPKLYQSLKTKRGPLSEDWIEEINQDPGQNPVMCAYKLCKVEFRYWGMQSKIERFIHDVGLRKVMVRAHRQAWCWQDEWYGLTIEDIRQLELETQLALAKKMAHYSLSEEGGAEPNGSAVSQDQQQGAEAGGASAEAEGGGGKLGEPLESRGELTKQWSTSSRSSNRSSKRGGSPSHQSISEWRMQSIARDSEDSTDEEFFDAHEDFSDNEEMFAKEITKWSSNDLMDKIGTTEADEAQETLYRESGGEYAVMSNEEAQMEDCSSQQCLQPSKIHVLILVLHGGNILDTGSGDQSSKQADVNTLTGAFETVMRVHYPAALGRLAIRMVPCPAVCVDAFSLVSNLSPYSYDESCLSSSQDHIPLAALPLLATSAPQYQDAVASVILRANQVYSDFIKSPDGASFNGQVCVIGDCVGGILGFDALCSSSVTVSESQNSSRRGSTISVQDTDLLSPGIIINSVSPSSPSLEGSRHLSRSNIDIPRCSGPDDAKKLPRKRSDSSTYELDTIKHHQAFLSSLHSSVLHGEPGSRRSSNSTMLEGGSLGKFDFEVTDFFLFGSPLGLVLALRKTVVPSLDVSALRPACQQVHNLFHPADPSASRLEPLLDKRFYLLPPLSVPRYQRFPLGDGHSALLVETVQSNPQLLMDTAGMGPQRWQESNVNETSIPVPVLNWQTSQLHAETDSLHSHNFVDGQYPLSTSPGVPHLRCNRRASEASIASQVSGLADSYTASNIATTHKVTLTKRPSLLSHLALPYNKLISRNSTRRLRNKIRQVIPRPNGVESEQSLDLSSDMSSDMTFDLSDVTSNITDIGSAPPSPRVLKNIEQVASRWWGGKRMDYALYCPDALTAFPTVALPHLFHASYWESTDVVSFLLRQVMRHENSSILELDGKEVTEFTPSKPREKWLRKRTHVKIRNVTANHRVNDAVFTEDGAQMVTGRFMYGPLDMVTLTGEKIDIHIMTQPPSGEWVCFNTELTNSSGRVSYVIPESKKLTVGVYPVKMVVRGDHTSADSYLTILPRGTEFVVFSIDGSFAASVSIMGSDPKVRAGAVDVVRYWQDLGYLIVYVTGRPDMQKQRVVAWLSQHNFPHGIVSFCDGLVHDPLRHKANFLKSLINEAHMRIFAAYGSTKDISVYTSIGLPPFNIYIVGRPTKKMQQQCQFISDGYAAHLSQLEYNQRSRPAKPASTRMVLRKSSFGLGAAGGDFLRKRNHIFRTISSQQPGGAGSASPSQPGRTERTLSQCEMERDRGVPAGAQRSMSIAAGCWGRSGSTKEGSGGLLGPK; this is translated from the exons AAAAAGAGCCGAGAGGAGAGCTGCGGCGAGGGCAGCGGCGTGGAGATCCTGGAGAACAAGCCTTATGTGGACGGCCCCGGGGGCTCAGGCCAGTACACGCGCAAGGTCTACCACATCGGGAAACACATCCCGTCCTGGTTCTGTGCCATCCTGCCTCAAGCTGCCCTCCGAGTGGAGGAGGAGTCCTGGAACGCCTACCCCTATACACGCACCCG GTATACCTGTCCCTTTGTTGAGAAATTCTCTATCGACATTGAGACGTATTATAAACCAGATACTGGAAACCAAGGGGACATCTTCAATATGTCCTCTGctgaaaagagacagaggactGTAG ACCCCATAGACATCGTGAAGGACTACATCGCTCCTCATGAGTACCTGGTGGAGGAAGACCCGAAACTGTACCAGTCTCTCAAGACCAAACGGGGTCCACTGTCAGAGGACTGGATCGAGGAGATCAACCAGGACCCTGGTCAGAACCCCGTCATGTGTGCCTACAAGCTCTGCAAAGTGGAGTTCAGATACTGGGGCATGCAGTCCAAGATCGAACGCTTCATACATGACGTGG GTCTGCGTAAAGTGATGGTCCGCGCCCACCGGCAGGCGTGGTGCTGGCAGGACGAGTGGTACGGCCTGACCATCGAGGACATCAggcagctggagctggagaccCAGCTGGCGTTGGCTAAGAAGATGGCCCACTACAGCCTCAGCGAGGAGGGGGGAGCGGAGCCCAATGGGTCCGCTGTCAGCCAGGACCAGCAGCAGGGAGCTGAGGCTGGGGGAGCCAGCGCAGAGgccgagggaggaggagggaagctGGGGGAGCCACTGGAGTCACGAGGGGAGCTCACCAAGCAGTGGTCAACATCCTCTAGATCCTCCAATAGGTCATCtaagagaggag gaAGTCCATCTCATCAGAGCATTTCAGAATGGAGGATGCAGAGCATTGCGCGGGACTCAGAGGACAGTACCGACGAGGAGTTCTTTGATGCTCATG AGGACTTTTCTGACAATGAGGAGATGTTCGCCAAGGAGATCACCAAGTGGAGCTCCAACGACCTGATGGACAAGATAGGAACAACAGAGGCGGATGAAGCACAAG AAACTTTGTATCGGGAGTCGGGCGGGGAGTACGCCGTGATGAGTAATGAGGAGGCGCAGATGGAG GATTGTTCGTCTCAGCAGTGTCTGCAGCCGTCCAAAATCCATGTCCTCATTCTGGTCCTGCACGGAGGAAACATCCTGGACACTGGCTCTG gtgatCAGAGCAGCAAGCAGGCAGATGTAAACACGCTGACTGGGGCTTTTGAGACCGTGATGCGGGTCCATTACCCTGCAGCGCTGGGCCGCCTCGCCATCCGGATGGTCCCCtgccctgctgtgtgtgtcgaCGCATTCTCCCTGGTCTCCAA CCTGAGCCCCTACAGCTACGACGAGAGCTGCCTCTCCAGCAGTCAGGACCACATCCCCCTGGCTGCTCTGCCTCTCCTGGCTACCTCTGCTCCACAGTATCAAGACGCTGTAGCATCCGTCATCTTACGAGCCAATCAGGTCTATAGTGACTTCATCAAGTCTCCAGATGGGGCGTCTTTTAATGGCCAG GTGTGTGTCATTGGCGACTGTGTCGGTGGTATCCTGGGATTTGatgctctgtgcagcagctcggTGACGGTGTCAGAGagtcaaaacagcagcagacggGGCAGCACCATCAGTGTGCAG GACACagacctcctctctccaggtATTATCATAAACAGCGTCTCTCCGTCTTCGCCGTCCCTCGAGGGAAGCCGCCATCTCAGCCGCAGCAACATAGACATCCCTCGCTGCTCGGGGCCCGACGATGCCAAGAAACTTCCACGCAAGCGCAGCGACTCGTCCACGTACGAGCTGGACACCATCAAACACCACCAAGCCTTCCTgtccag TCTTCACTCCAGCGTGCTCCACGGGGAGCCCGGATCACGGCGCTCCAGCAACAGCACCATGTTAGAGGGAGGCTCCTTGGGAAAGTTTGACTTCGAGGTGACTGACTTCTTCCTCTTCGGCTCACCTCTGGGGCTGGTGCTCGCACTGAGGAAGACTGTGGTGCCCTCGTTAGATG TGTCGGCTCTGCGTCCAGCCTGTCAGCAGGTTCACAACCTGTTTCACCCGGCCGACCCCTCGGCCTCGCGCCTCGAGCCTCTCCTGGACAAGAGGTTCTACCTGCTGCCTCCCTTAAGTGTTCCCCGCTATCAGCGCTTTCCTCTGGGTGATGGACACTCAGCTCTCTTGG TGGAGACTGTGCAGAGTAACCCTCAGCTTCTGATGGATACTGCTGGTATGGGGCCCCAACGCTGGCAAGAAAGCAACGTCAATGAGACGTCCATCCCTGTGCCCGTTCTCAACTGGCAAACCTCACAGCTCCACGCAGAGA CGGATTCTCTTCACTCACATAATTTCGTCGATGGCCAGTATCCATTGTCCACGTCACCAGGGGTCCCTCACCTTCGCTGCAACCGCAGGGCCAGCGAGGCCAGCATAGCCAGCCAGGTGTCCGGCTTAGCCGACTCTTACACCGCCTCCAACATCGCCACGA CACACAAAGTGACCCTCACTAAAAGGCCCAGTCTGCTGTCCCACCTGGCTCTGCCCTACAATAAATTAATCTCTCGGAACTCGACCCGTCGGTTGCGCAACAAAATCCGTCAGGTGATCCCGAGGCCCAACGGTGTGGAGTCTGAGCAGAGCTTGGACCTTAGCTCTGACATGAGCTCtgacatgacctttgacctcagcgATGTCACGTCTAACATCACAGACATCGGCTCGGCCCCGCCGTCACCTAGGGTGCTGAAGAACATTGAGCAAG TTGCATCTCGGTGGTGGGGCGGGAAGAGGATGGACTACGCCCTGTACTGTCCCGATGCCCTGACAGCGTTTCCAACAGTGGCTCTGCCTCATCTCTTCCATGCCTCCTACTGGGAGTCTACAGATGTGGTCTCCTTCCTGCTCAGACAG GTGATGAGACATGAGAACTCCAGTATTTTGGAGCTGGACGGCAAAGAAGTGACTGAATTCACTCCATCCAAGCCTCGTGAGAAGTGGCTCCGCAAGAGGACTCACGTTAAGATTAGA AACGTGACAGCGAACCATCGCGTGAACGACGCTGTGTTCACGGAGGACGGAGCCCAGATGGTGACGGGTCGTTTCATGTACGGCCCTCTGGACATGGTTACCCTCACCGGAGAGAAG ATTGACATCCACATAATGACCCAGCCTCCCTCTGGAGAGTGGGTGTGCTTTAACACAGAGCTCACTAACAGCAGTGGACGTGTCTCTTATGTCATCCCTGAGAGCAAAAAGCTGACTGTTGGCGTGTATCCTGTCAAAATGGTGGTCAG GGGTGACCACACATCTGCAGACAGTTATCTAACGATTTTACCACGGGGGACAGAGTTTGTAGTGTTCAGTATTGACGGGTCATTTGCTGCCAGTGTGTCTATCATGGGCAGCGACCCAAAGGTTCGAGCTGGAGCTGTGGATGTGGTGAG GTATTGGCAGGACCTGGGCTATTTGATAGTGTATGTAACGGGTCGTCCTGACATGCAGAAGCAGCGCGTGGTGGCCTGGCTCTCTCAGCACAACTTTCCTCACGGCATCGTCTCCTTCTGCGACGGCCTGGTTCACGACCCCTTGCGACACAAGGCCAACTTCCTCAAATCCCTCATCAACGAG GCCCACATGAGGATCTTTGCAGCCTACGGCTCCACCAAGGACATCTCGGTGTACACGTCTATCGGGCTGCCTCCGTTCAATATCTACATCGTGGGAAGACCCACAAAgaaaatgcagcagcagtgtcag TTCATCTCGGACGGCTATGCTGCCCACCTGTCCCAGCTGGAGTACAACCAGAGGTCTCGTCCCGCCAAGCCCGCCAGCACCCGCATGGTCCTCCGCAAGAGCAGCTTCGGCCTGGGTGCAGCCGGAGGCGACTTCCTCCGTAAACGCAACCACATCTTTCGCACCATCTCCTCTCAGCAGCCTGGGGGAGCTGGCTCGGCCTCCCCCAGCCAGCCGGGCCGGACTGAGCGTACACTGAGCCAGTGCGAGATGGAGCGCGATCGGGGGGTCCCGGCAGGAGCCCAGAGAAGTATGAGTATAGCTGCAGGGTGCTGGGGCCGCAGCGGGAGCACCAAGGAGGGCAGCGGAGGGCTACTCGGCCCTAAATGA